Proteins encoded in a region of the Capra hircus breed San Clemente chromosome 3, ASM170441v1, whole genome shotgun sequence genome:
- the S100A8 gene encoding protein S100-A8, translated as MLTDLESAINSLIEVYHNYSLLKGNYHAVYRDDLKRLLETECPKFLKKKDADTWFKELDINQDGGINFEEFLVLVIKVGLAAHEDIHKE; from the exons ATGCTGACGGATCTGGAGAGTGCCATTAACTCCCTGATTGAAGTGTACCACAACTACTCCCTGCTGAAAGGGAATTACCACGCCGTCTACAGGGATGACTTGAAGAGACTGTTAGAGACAGAGTGTCCTAAGTTTTTGAAG AAAAAGGATGCAGACACTtggttcaaagagttggacatcaatCAGGATGGTGGAATTAACTTCGAGGAGTTCCTCGTGCTGGTGATAAAGGTGGGCCTGGCAGCCCATGAAGACATTCACAAAGAATAG